Proteins from one Microbacterium faecale genomic window:
- the obgE gene encoding GTPase ObgE, with translation MVTFVDEVTLHLKAGKGGNGCVSVRREKFKPLGGPDGGNGGDGGDVIIVADPQTTTLLTYHHSPHRSSENGGFGMGDLRHGARGAPLELAVPVGTVVKDPTGQTLVDLDEPGMRFLAAAGGQGGLGNAALASQKRKAPGFALLGTPGWQGDVVLELKTVADVALVGFPSAGKSSLIAAVSAARPKIADYPFTTLHPNLGVVQAGDARFTVADVPGLIEGASEGRGLGLEFLRHVERCTALVHVLDCATLDPGRDPVSDLEVIRSELANYPVPDGQVPLLDRPQLVVLNKVDVPEAEELAAFVRADIEAMGYRVFEVSAVARRGLRELTFALAKVVEEHRALAPVEESRERITIRPRDAEREFAVVKEGGSQGTFFRIRGSKPERWVHQTDFKNDEAVGYLADRLEKLGIENELFRAGAEPGATVVIGDDDMVFDWDPALTSAAELTQAPRGMDPRLEGNRRRTTTERRDAYHARQDARTIERALEEERRLARRDEDEDTGAPA, from the coding sequence ATGGTCACGTTCGTCGATGAGGTCACCCTGCACCTGAAGGCAGGCAAGGGCGGCAACGGGTGCGTTTCCGTGCGTCGCGAGAAGTTCAAGCCGCTCGGCGGTCCCGACGGCGGTAACGGCGGCGACGGCGGCGACGTCATCATCGTCGCCGATCCGCAGACGACGACGCTGCTCACCTACCATCACTCGCCCCACCGATCGTCCGAGAACGGCGGCTTCGGTATGGGGGATCTGCGACACGGCGCACGCGGCGCCCCGCTTGAGCTGGCCGTTCCGGTCGGCACGGTCGTGAAGGATCCCACGGGGCAGACCCTCGTCGACCTGGATGAACCCGGCATGCGCTTCCTTGCCGCTGCCGGCGGACAGGGCGGCCTCGGCAATGCGGCGCTGGCGTCGCAGAAGCGCAAGGCTCCCGGGTTCGCGCTGCTCGGCACTCCCGGGTGGCAGGGCGATGTCGTGCTCGAACTCAAGACGGTCGCGGATGTCGCGCTCGTCGGCTTCCCCTCGGCGGGCAAGTCCAGCCTGATCGCGGCCGTCTCCGCCGCGCGGCCGAAGATCGCCGACTATCCGTTCACGACGCTGCACCCGAACCTCGGCGTCGTACAAGCGGGCGACGCGCGCTTCACGGTCGCCGACGTTCCTGGGCTGATTGAGGGCGCGAGCGAGGGTCGAGGGCTCGGTCTCGAGTTCCTCCGCCACGTCGAACGGTGCACTGCGCTCGTGCACGTGCTCGACTGTGCCACGCTCGACCCCGGCCGCGACCCGGTCAGTGACCTCGAGGTGATCCGCTCAGAGCTGGCGAATTACCCGGTTCCCGACGGGCAGGTGCCGCTCCTCGATCGTCCCCAACTCGTCGTGCTCAACAAGGTCGACGTGCCGGAGGCCGAGGAGCTTGCCGCGTTCGTGCGCGCCGACATCGAGGCAATGGGCTACCGCGTCTTCGAGGTCTCCGCGGTCGCCCGGCGAGGGCTGCGAGAGCTCACCTTCGCGCTGGCGAAGGTCGTCGAGGAGCACCGCGCTCTCGCTCCGGTCGAGGAGTCGCGGGAGCGCATCACGATCCGCCCGCGCGACGCCGAGCGCGAGTTCGCCGTCGTGAAGGAGGGCGGCTCGCAGGGGACGTTCTTCCGGATCCGCGGCAGCAAGCCCGAGCGCTGGGTGCATCAGACGGACTTCAAGAATGACGAGGCGGTGGGCTATCTCGCCGACCGGCTCGAGAAGCTCGGGATCGAGAACGAGCTGTTCCGCGCCGGCGCCGAGCCGGGAGCCACCGTGGTCATCGGCGATGACGATATGGTCTTCGACTGGGATCCGGCCCTCACATCGGCCGCCGAACTCACCCAGGCGCCGCGCGGCATGGATCCGCGGCTGGAGGGCAATCGGCGACGCACCACGACGGAGCGCCGGGATGCGTACCATGCTCGCCAGGACGCCCGCACGATCGAGCGCGCCCTCGAGGAGGAACGCCGGCTCGCGCGCCGTGACGAGGACGAGGACACGGGAGCGCCCGCGTGA
- a CDS encoding glutamate-5-semialdehyde dehydrogenase: MTTDTPEIRFARAKAASHSVARLTSAQKADALDAIADALVANAPRILEANAEDLERGRADGIGDALLDRLALTDDRIAALAQATRDVGALADPVGQVVRGQRLPNGMLLEQVRVPFGVVGAIYEARPNVTVDIAALALRSGNAVVLRGGSAAQSSNAALVAIMCEALGSAGVDRDAVQTVDDFGRDGANALMTARGLVDVLVPRGSAGLIETVVTTSTVPVIETGAGNVHVVLDGSAPDEWALDITVNSKTHRPSVCNSAETVLVVRSAAERLVPAVVGALQAAGVTVHGDETVRGLADDVVPATDEDWETEYLSLDIAMRVVDTLDDAIAHIGRYSTQHTETIVTADVVNAERFLAEVDSAAVFVNASTRFTDGGEFGFGAEVGISTQKLHARGPMGLPELTSTKWLGRGSGQVRA; the protein is encoded by the coding sequence ATGACCACCGATACCCCCGAGATTCGCTTCGCACGAGCGAAGGCCGCCTCACACTCCGTCGCGCGCCTGACGAGCGCGCAGAAGGCTGACGCGCTCGACGCGATCGCCGATGCTCTCGTGGCGAACGCTCCGCGGATCCTCGAGGCGAACGCGGAGGACCTGGAGCGCGGGCGTGCCGACGGCATCGGTGACGCGCTGCTCGATCGACTTGCGCTGACCGACGACCGCATCGCCGCGCTCGCGCAGGCGACGCGCGACGTCGGGGCACTCGCGGATCCGGTCGGCCAGGTGGTCCGCGGGCAACGGCTGCCGAACGGAATGCTGCTCGAGCAGGTTCGCGTGCCGTTCGGCGTCGTGGGGGCCATCTACGAGGCGCGTCCGAACGTCACGGTCGACATCGCCGCGCTCGCGCTGCGGTCGGGGAACGCCGTCGTGCTCCGCGGCGGTTCCGCGGCGCAGAGTTCGAACGCCGCTCTCGTGGCGATCATGTGCGAGGCGCTCGGCTCGGCGGGCGTCGATCGGGACGCGGTCCAGACGGTCGATGACTTCGGCCGCGACGGCGCGAACGCCCTCATGACCGCGCGCGGTCTCGTCGACGTGCTCGTCCCGCGGGGATCCGCCGGTCTCATCGAGACCGTGGTGACGACCTCCACGGTTCCCGTCATCGAGACGGGCGCTGGCAACGTGCACGTCGTGCTCGACGGGTCGGCTCCTGACGAGTGGGCGCTCGACATCACCGTGAACTCGAAGACCCACCGTCCGAGCGTCTGCAACTCGGCCGAGACCGTGCTCGTGGTGCGCTCCGCGGCCGAGCGGCTCGTGCCGGCCGTTGTCGGCGCACTTCAGGCGGCGGGGGTCACGGTGCACGGCGACGAGACCGTCCGCGGCTTGGCCGACGACGTCGTTCCGGCGACGGATGAAGACTGGGAGACGGAGTACCTGAGTCTTGACATCGCGATGCGCGTGGTCGACACGCTCGATGACGCGATCGCTCACATCGGCCGGTACAGCACGCAGCACACCGAGACGATCGTGACGGCCGACGTCGTGAACGCCGAGCGCTTCCTCGCCGAGGTCGACTCCGCCGCCGTGTTCGTGAATGCGTCGACGCGGTTCACCGACGGCGGCGAGTTCGGCTTCGGTGCCGAGGTCGGCATCTCGACGCAGAAGCTGCACGCCCGCGGTCCCATGGGGCTGCCAGAGTTGACGAGCACCAAATGGCTCGGACGCGGGTCCGGCCAGGTCCGAGCCTGA
- the rpmA gene encoding 50S ribosomal protein L27, with translation MASKKGVSSTRNGRDSNAQRLGVKRFGGQDVNAGEILVRQRGTHFHAGTNVGRGGDDTLFALAAGAVEFGTKRGRKVVSVVSAAE, from the coding sequence ATGGCAAGTAAGAAGGGCGTCAGCTCTACCCGTAACGGTCGTGACTCGAATGCTCAGCGCCTCGGCGTGAAGCGCTTCGGCGGCCAGGACGTCAACGCGGGCGAGATCCTCGTGCGTCAGCGCGGCACGCACTTCCACGCCGGCACCAACGTGGGACGCGGCGGCGACGACACGCTGTTCGCACTCGCGGCGGGCGCCGTGGAGTTCGGTACGAAGCGCGGCCGCAAGGTCGTCAGTGTGGTCTCCGCGGCCGAGTAA
- the nadD gene encoding nicotinate-nucleotide adenylyltransferase — MTTATRPARIGVMGGTFDPIHHGHLVAASEAATSFDLDEVVFVPTGQPWHKQAVSPAQQRYEMTVIATASNPDFTVSRVDIERQGTTYTVDTLRDLRAERPDAEFFFITGADAVAQMLGWRDHDELWQLAHFVAVSRPGHDLNTQDLPSERVTRLEIPALAISSTDCRDRVEQGMPVWYLVPDGVVQYIAKHHLYRSRA; from the coding sequence GTGACGACGGCGACGCGACCGGCCCGGATCGGGGTGATGGGGGGAACATTCGATCCCATCCACCACGGGCACCTCGTCGCCGCGAGCGAGGCGGCGACGAGCTTCGATCTCGACGAGGTCGTGTTCGTCCCGACGGGCCAGCCGTGGCACAAGCAGGCCGTCTCGCCAGCGCAGCAGCGTTATGAGATGACCGTCATCGCGACGGCATCGAACCCGGACTTCACCGTCAGCCGCGTCGATATCGAGCGCCAGGGCACGACCTACACCGTCGACACGCTGCGCGATCTGCGTGCGGAGCGGCCCGATGCCGAGTTCTTCTTCATCACGGGCGCTGACGCGGTCGCTCAGATGCTCGGGTGGCGCGATCACGATGAGCTCTGGCAGCTGGCTCACTTCGTGGCCGTCTCCCGGCCCGGCCATGACCTGAATACTCAGGATCTGCCGAGTGAGCGTGTGACGCGGCTTGAGATCCCCGCATTGGCGATATCCTCGACTGACTGCCGCGACCGCGTCGAGCAGGGGATGCCCGTGTGGTATCTCGTCCCGGACGGCGTGGTTCAGTACATCGCGAAACATCATCTGTATCGGAGCAGGGCATGA
- a CDS encoding DUF4031 domain-containing protein has product MAILVDTPMWPAHGRLWAHLISDTDLTELHAFAAAVGLPRRAFDLDHYDVPAERIDAIVAAGARRVTAGELTRALIASGLRVRGRDRT; this is encoded by the coding sequence ATGGCGATCCTCGTCGACACCCCGATGTGGCCCGCGCACGGCCGACTCTGGGCCCACCTCATCAGCGACACGGATCTCACGGAGCTCCACGCGTTCGCGGCGGCGGTCGGCCTCCCCCGCCGGGCATTCGACCTCGACCACTACGACGTGCCCGCTGAGCGCATCGACGCAATCGTCGCCGCGGGCGCACGGCGCGTCACCGCCGGCGAACTGACCCGGGCGCTCATCGCCTCCGGACTGCGCGTGCGCGGACGCGACCGCACGTGA
- a CDS encoding vitamin K epoxide reductase family protein, which yields MTIATQKRPTALAVWLVFAGIVGLIAAFTLTIEKFDAYENPGEGAACDFSVLVQCSANLDAPQGSAFGFPNPIIGLIGWMAPLAVGMAVLAGARFARWFWAAFTLGMTFAFGFVCWLIAQSIFVIGTLCPWCMVTWVVTIPSFYAVLLHSVRIGALPLPRGVRKVADRTMGWVPLISVLSFVIITLMAQVRLDAITSILDTIFA from the coding sequence ATGACCATCGCGACGCAGAAGCGCCCGACCGCCCTGGCCGTCTGGCTCGTCTTCGCCGGAATCGTCGGCCTCATTGCCGCGTTCACCCTCACGATCGAGAAGTTCGACGCCTACGAGAACCCCGGCGAGGGCGCGGCGTGCGACTTCAGCGTGCTCGTGCAGTGCTCGGCCAACCTCGATGCCCCACAGGGGTCGGCGTTCGGGTTCCCGAACCCGATCATCGGGCTCATCGGTTGGATGGCACCGCTCGCCGTCGGAATGGCGGTGCTGGCGGGCGCGCGATTCGCGCGATGGTTCTGGGCGGCATTCACCCTCGGCATGACGTTCGCGTTCGGCTTCGTGTGCTGGCTCATCGCGCAGAGCATCTTCGTCATCGGCACGCTGTGCCCGTGGTGCATGGTGACGTGGGTCGTCACGATCCCGTCGTTCTACGCGGTACTGCTGCACAGCGTGCGCATCGGCGCGCTCCCACTCCCCCGCGGCGTGCGGAAGGTTGCCGACCGCACGATGGGGTGGGTACCGCTCATCTCGGTGCTGTCGTTCGTGATCATCACGCTCATGGCGCAGGTGCGGCTGGATGCGATCACGTCGATCCTCGACACGATCTTCGCGTAG
- the ndk gene encoding nucleoside-diphosphate kinase has product MASEETLVLIKPDGVARGLTGQILARIEQKGYELVDIRKLTPSRDVLAQHYAEHEGKPFYEPLVEFMMSGDVVAVRVAGNRVIEGFRSLAGATEPTTAAPGTIRGDLGRDWGLKVQQNLVHGSDSPESAARELALWFD; this is encoded by the coding sequence CGTCCTCATCAAGCCCGACGGCGTGGCGCGCGGCCTCACGGGGCAGATCCTCGCTCGCATCGAGCAGAAGGGGTACGAGCTCGTCGACATTCGCAAGCTGACCCCGTCTCGCGACGTCCTCGCGCAGCACTATGCCGAGCACGAGGGCAAGCCGTTCTACGAGCCGCTCGTCGAGTTCATGATGTCGGGCGACGTCGTCGCCGTGCGCGTCGCCGGCAACCGCGTCATCGAGGGGTTCCGCTCGCTCGCCGGCGCCACCGAGCCCACGACTGCGGCGCCCGGAACGATCCGCGGCGACCTCGGCCGTGACTGGGGCCTGAAGGTGCAGCAGAACCTCGTTCACGGATCCGACAGCCCCGAGTCGGCCGCGCGCGAGCTCGCCCTCTGGTTCGACTGA
- a CDS encoding Rne/Rng family ribonuclease has protein sequence MAEENNDTNHQDDTRADEQEQATPQVGRPGASDPESAAQAPVVPGSESDGTAADTQAPEGNDGSAENPGSDHDAASGSASSDPPAEPSGSDAPAPDEKADASSGSDDSADGSGGDDDSPKVPTAVSLGLLPENFVSRVSTALAFYAPDVRLMPSLPALDEDDYDEDDDSGSDRSSGGGRSSRRRRRRGSGSDQNDGGGRKRVVEVVTEPQRIKGSTRLEAKKQRRRDGREAGRRRSVVTEAEFLARRESVDREMVVRAKQDRTQIGVLEDGVLVEHYVARAQDQSLIGNVYLGRVQNVLPSMEAAFVDIGRGRNAVLYSGEVDWDAVETGNQPRRIELALKPGDTVLVQVTKDPVGHKGARLTSQISLPGRYLVYVPAGSMNGISRKLPDTERARLKKILKKVLPESAGVIVRTAAEGTSEDQLTRDVDHLAKQWEHIRKQVEKGQAPKLLHSEPDLLVKIVRDVFNEDFRRMVIKGTDAEGTIRSYLEQVAPDLLERVETHEGDADPFDDHRISEQIEKALDRKVWLPSGGSLVIDRTEAMTVIDVNTGKFVGSGGNLEETVTKNNLEAAEEIVRQLRLRDIGGIIVVDFIDMVLESNRDLVLRRLIECLSRDRTKHQVAEVTTLGLVQMTRKKIGLGLLETFSEACDVCAGRGIIVHHDPVSKHRTSGNGGGRRSRGGKSRSGKSEAPAEKDEPTHVNTEGAKSALAKIAASTLPKEDDAPARPDQGRNGADAPSSLDQLATVLPEGPRGAEDEAPAADEKPRKPRRRRASDSGGAASTSGSGSASSSSGSGGASNLLDSVLNALPEPKAPGQGRSRRRVTTAALQGTAVKVGEESTEESAS, from the coding sequence ATGGCCGAAGAGAACAACGACACGAACCACCAGGACGACACACGAGCAGACGAGCAGGAGCAGGCGACGCCACAGGTCGGACGGCCAGGCGCGTCCGATCCCGAGTCTGCAGCGCAGGCGCCCGTCGTGCCTGGATCCGAATCCGACGGCACCGCTGCGGACACGCAGGCGCCGGAGGGGAATGACGGCTCCGCCGAGAATCCGGGATCCGATCACGACGCAGCCTCCGGCTCCGCCAGCTCCGATCCACCGGCCGAGCCGTCGGGCTCCGACGCTCCGGCGCCGGACGAGAAGGCTGACGCCAGCTCCGGTTCCGACGATTCGGCGGATGGCTCGGGGGGCGACGACGATTCGCCGAAGGTCCCGACTGCGGTGAGCCTCGGGCTCCTGCCGGAGAACTTCGTCTCCCGCGTGTCGACGGCCCTCGCGTTCTACGCACCGGACGTGCGCCTGATGCCGTCGCTGCCCGCACTCGACGAAGACGACTACGACGAGGACGACGACAGTGGCTCCGACCGGTCGTCCGGCGGCGGCCGTTCCTCGCGTCGGCGTCGGCGCCGCGGATCCGGGAGCGACCAGAACGACGGTGGCGGGCGCAAGCGCGTCGTCGAGGTGGTCACCGAGCCCCAGCGCATCAAGGGGTCCACCCGCCTCGAGGCGAAGAAACAGCGTCGCCGCGACGGGCGCGAGGCCGGGCGTCGCCGCTCGGTCGTCACCGAGGCCGAGTTCCTCGCCCGTCGCGAGTCCGTCGATCGCGAGATGGTCGTGCGCGCGAAGCAGGACCGCACTCAGATCGGCGTCCTCGAGGACGGCGTGCTCGTCGAGCACTACGTCGCTCGCGCTCAGGACCAGTCGCTCATCGGCAACGTCTACCTCGGGCGCGTGCAGAATGTGCTGCCGAGCATGGAGGCGGCGTTCGTCGACATCGGTCGCGGCCGCAACGCGGTGCTCTACTCCGGCGAGGTCGACTGGGACGCGGTCGAGACGGGCAACCAGCCGCGCCGCATTGAGCTCGCGCTCAAGCCGGGTGACACGGTGCTCGTGCAGGTCACGAAGGATCCCGTGGGCCACAAGGGTGCGCGCCTGACCAGCCAGATCTCGCTTCCCGGACGCTACCTCGTGTACGTCCCTGCCGGATCCATGAACGGCATCTCGCGGAAGCTTCCGGACACGGAGCGCGCGCGACTCAAGAAGATCCTGAAGAAGGTCCTGCCGGAGTCGGCCGGCGTGATCGTGCGCACGGCCGCTGAGGGTACATCGGAGGATCAGCTCACGCGCGACGTCGACCACCTCGCGAAGCAGTGGGAGCACATTCGGAAGCAGGTCGAGAAGGGCCAGGCGCCGAAGCTCCTGCACAGCGAGCCGGACCTGCTCGTGAAGATCGTCCGCGACGTGTTCAACGAGGACTTCCGGCGGATGGTGATCAAGGGCACCGATGCCGAGGGGACCATCCGGTCCTACCTTGAGCAGGTCGCGCCCGATCTCCTCGAGCGTGTCGAGACCCACGAGGGCGACGCCGATCCGTTCGACGATCACCGCATCTCCGAGCAGATCGAGAAAGCGCTCGACCGCAAGGTCTGGCTCCCGTCCGGCGGGTCGCTCGTCATCGACCGCACCGAGGCGATGACGGTCATCGACGTCAACACCGGCAAGTTCGTCGGATCCGGGGGCAACCTCGAAGAGACCGTCACGAAGAACAACCTCGAGGCGGCGGAGGAGATCGTGCGGCAGCTGCGCCTGCGCGACATCGGCGGCATCATCGTGGTCGACTTCATCGACATGGTCCTGGAGTCCAACCGCGACCTCGTGCTGCGGCGTCTCATCGAATGCCTCAGCCGCGACCGCACGAAGCACCAGGTCGCCGAGGTCACCACGCTCGGCCTCGTCCAGATGACGCGTAAGAAGATCGGTCTCGGGCTGCTGGAGACGTTTAGCGAGGCCTGCGACGTGTGTGCCGGACGCGGCATCATCGTCCACCACGATCCCGTGTCGAAGCACCGCACTTCGGGCAACGGCGGCGGGCGCCGCTCGCGCGGCGGCAAGTCGCGCTCCGGCAAGAGCGAGGCGCCGGCGGAGAAGGACGAGCCGACCCACGTGAACACCGAGGGCGCGAAGTCTGCGCTCGCGAAGATCGCCGCGTCGACGCTCCCCAAGGAGGACGACGCTCCCGCCCGACCTGACCAGGGCCGCAACGGGGCTGACGCTCCGTCGTCGCTCGACCAGCTCGCGACCGTTTTGCCCGAGGGGCCGCGCGGAGCCGAGGACGAGGCTCCCGCCGCTGATGAGAAGCCGCGCAAGCCGCGTCGTCGTCGCGCGAGCGATTCCGGCGGCGCGGCGTCGACGTCGGGATCGGGAAGCGCCTCATCGTCGTCGGGATCCGGTGGAGCCAGCAACCTGCTGGATTCCGTCCTGAATGCGCTGCCGGAGCCGAAGGCGCCGGGGCAGGGCCGCTCGCGTCGTCGCGTGACGACGGCGGCTCTGCAGGGCACCGCGGTCAAGGTGGGCGAGGAGTCGACGGAGGAGTCCGCGAGCTGA
- the rplU gene encoding 50S ribosomal protein L21, which produces MVYAVVRAGGRQEKVEVGSIITLDRVQAAEGESIELPAVLFVDGDTVTTEADALSKVKVTAEVQGNLRGPKIVIQKFKNKTGYKKRQGHRQELTRVKVTGIK; this is translated from the coding sequence GTGGTTTACGCAGTTGTTCGCGCCGGTGGCCGGCAGGAGAAGGTCGAGGTCGGCTCGATCATCACGCTTGACCGAGTTCAGGCTGCCGAGGGCGAGTCGATCGAGCTGCCCGCCGTCCTCTTCGTCGACGGCGACACGGTGACGACCGAGGCCGACGCGCTGTCGAAGGTCAAGGTCACGGCCGAGGTCCAGGGCAACCTCCGCGGCCCGAAGATCGTCATTCAGAAGTTCAAGAACAAGACCGGCTACAAGAAGCGCCAGGGGCACCGTCAGGAGCTCACGCGCGTCAAGGTCACCGGAATCAAGTAA
- the proB gene encoding glutamate 5-kinase yields MTARVRSDLSEARRIVVKVGSSSISGDATWRIDMLVDAIVTARARGQEIILVSSGAIATALSLLDVGSGRPDDLATQQAAAAVGQNVLLWRWQSSLDRHSVLAGQVLLTLSDLQHMTPRINARRAMDRMLTLGVLPIVNENDTVATHEIRFGDNDRLSALVAHLMKADALVLLSDITALYTAPPDRPGSRPIDTIGPEDDLRAYEFGDKVVNSVGTGGAATKAMAARLAQDHGIGALVTSADNVSEALAGANIGTWFAPTPTAEPATGTLPVIRDVDTQETR; encoded by the coding sequence GTGACGGCTCGCGTGCGCAGCGACCTCAGCGAGGCGCGGCGCATCGTCGTCAAAGTCGGATCCTCGTCGATCAGTGGTGATGCGACGTGGCGCATCGACATGCTCGTCGACGCGATCGTCACAGCTCGTGCGCGCGGACAGGAGATCATCCTCGTCTCGTCGGGGGCGATCGCCACGGCGCTCTCGCTCCTCGACGTCGGAAGCGGACGCCCGGATGACCTCGCGACGCAGCAGGCGGCGGCCGCCGTCGGTCAGAATGTGCTGCTGTGGCGGTGGCAGTCGAGCCTCGACCGGCACAGCGTCCTTGCCGGACAGGTGCTGCTCACGCTCAGTGACCTGCAGCACATGACGCCGCGTATCAACGCCCGGCGCGCGATGGACCGGATGCTGACGCTCGGCGTGCTGCCGATCGTCAACGAGAACGACACCGTCGCGACTCACGAGATCCGGTTCGGCGACAACGACCGCCTCTCCGCGCTCGTCGCACACCTCATGAAGGCAGACGCTCTCGTGCTCCTCAGTGACATCACGGCGCTCTACACGGCGCCCCCGGACCGCCCGGGTTCCCGCCCGATCGACACAATCGGCCCGGAAGACGATCTGCGCGCGTACGAGTTCGGCGACAAGGTCGTCAATAGTGTCGGCACGGGTGGGGCGGCGACGAAGGCGATGGCCGCGCGGCTGGCGCAGGACCACGGAATCGGCGCGCTCGTCACGAGCGCGGATAATGTCTCTGAGGCCCTCGCCGGCGCGAACATCGGGACCTGGTTCGCGCCGACGCCGACGGCAGAGCCCGCGACTGGCACTCTGCCCGTGATTCGTGACGTTGACACCCAGGAGACGCGATGA